In Methanofervidicoccus sp. A16, the sequence GAGCCTGTTATCTTCATCTACTACAGGCAACTGGTTGATAATCTCTCCCTTATCTCCATACTCATCCATCTTTTTTATAGCGTTGATTACAGGCTCATCTGGTTTTATAGTAACTACCTCCCTAGTCATGACATCTCCAACTGTAGTATCCAAGGTATACCTATCCTCTATAAGGTTATGCCCTATATCTGTAGTGGTAACAATTCCAACTATCTTTTTATCCTTATCAACAACTGGTAGGCAACTTATTCTGTACTTTAGAAGTTTTTCAAAGGCCTTTACTATACCCTCCTCGGGATAGACGTATATAACATCAGTTGTCATAATTTCCTTTACAGCGGTAGATGTTAGATACTTCTCCAGATCTCCCATACTATCCCTTAATATAGTAAGTATTATCCCTATACTACCTACTAGTGTTTAAATATGACTATTTAACTCCGATTAAAAAAGTATTTATATGATATTTAAACATAGTAAAATAGTTAAAAAATAGTTAAAAAGGAGAATTATTCAACTACTACCTTCTCACTTTTCTCTTCCTTTTCTTTCTCTGTTTTCTCTTTTTCTAACTCCTCTATATCTATCTCAATGCTCTCCTCAACCTTTTCTCCTTTCTTCCCCAACTCTTCTAACTTCCTTGCAACTTCTATATTTTTAAAACTTATACCAAACTCTCCCTCTAATTCCATACTGCCTATCTTGAATGTTGATATCTTCAAGGTTTTATTTAAAGTAAACCTTACAATTAACTCTCTATCACATAGGGTGTCTATCAGTTTTGAGATCTCATTTTCCATCACAATCACCTTTGATATTTTTTATTTATCTATTAATATTTATCATTAAATTTATTATTATTTATATACTTTTTTAATTGTTAAATACCTGGTGAAAGGATGGCGAAGTTCATAATGGTAGTTGGTACCTCCTCAAACTGTGGAAAGACTGTAACAGTTGCAGGGCTATGTAGAATACTTGCAAATAGAGGCTACAAGGTGGCACCTTTTAAATCCCAGAATATGAGTTTAAACTCAAGGGTCTCCAAAGAGGAAGGGGAGATAGCAGTTGCCCAGTACATCCAAAGTTTAGCGGCGAAGACTGAGCCCTCTATTCACTTCAATCCAGTACTATTGAAGCCTAAGGGAAATTTCATATCTCAGGTTATAGTTCATGGAAAACCATATAGGGATATGGACTACAACGAGTACAGAAAAAATAAAGACTTCTTCTTAAAAAAGATAAAGGAGAGTTTAGAATACCTAGATAGGAATTACGACTACGTAGTTATGGAGGGGGCGGGAAGTTGTTGTGAGATAAACCTCTTAGAGGATGACATTGCAAACCTTAGGGTTCTGGAGATGGTGGGAGGGGATGCTATTTTAGTGGCAGATATAGATAGGGGAGGAGTCTTTGCGTCCCTATATGGCACAGTGTCCCTTCTACCTGAGAAATGGAGGAAACTTATAAAGGGTTTTGTGATAAACAAGTTCAGGGGAAATCTAGATGTGTTGAAGAAGGGATTAGAGAAAATAGAGGAACTTACAGGGATTCCAGTTTTAGGTGTGATTCCCTACAGGGAGGATTTTGTATTTCCAGAGGAGGACAGCCAGGTTATCCAGGAGAAGAGGGTATTTGGGAATCTAAGGAGTCCTGTTGAGGTAAATGTAATAAGGTTTTCAAAGATTGCAAACTTCACAGATATAAATCCCCTCTCTAACGACACCCTTATAAGACTTATAGACTTCCAGGAGGACATTACAGGGGATATACTTATACTACCAGGCACTCGATGTTCTACCCTTGAGGCGAAACTGATAAAGGAGTATGGGATGGATAGGAAGATAAGGGAGTTTGTAGAGAGGGGAGGTATTGTAATCGGGATATGTGGAGGATTTCAGATCCTTGGGAAGATGTTGATAGACAGGAACTTCAGTGAGGGGGATGTAGGTACCATAGAGGGTATAGGGCTTTTTAATATGGAAACAATCTTTGGAAACGAGAAGGCGATAAAGAACTCCTACGGTATTTTAGAGATAGAGGAGGAGAGATTTGAAGTATCTGGCTATGAACTCCACGAAGGTATTACTGTATCCCAGGAGAAACCTTTAATTAAAGTGATAAAAGGCTTTGGGAATAATGGGGAGGGTTTTGATGGTGCTATAAAGGTGATAGAGGTTGGAAGAGGGAAAAGAGGTTATATCCTAGGTACCTACTTCCATGGTATCTTTGAGAACTACAAGTTTAGAAACTTCATTGTAAATCTTGTAAGGAGGAGAAAGGGCCTTAAGCCTATAACTGAGGATAACTATAAAGATACCCTTGAGAGTAGTTTTGAGAAGATTGCAAAGGTTATTGAGGAGAATGTAGATCTAAGTAGAATTTTACCAGTGAATAATATTATAAAAGAGTGATGTTATTCTCTATACTAGAAAATTTTCTCTATTATTCCGATTAAAAACATAAAAAGTATTGATAACAGGATTTTTACTCTTCTTTAATGGATATTTTTTATTTTTTAATCAGTTGATTAGTGTTATAACTCCTCTGCCAACTCCTCATCTACTGGGTTAAGTTCTTCTCCTGTAATATACTTATATAACTCCCTGTAATCACATTCTACTCCTTTCTTTCTAAAGAAACTACAGATGTTTTTAACATCCCTTATAAGTAGAGGTTTAGATAGAGGATGTCTAACAACAACCCCCTGGGAGAAATCTATATAGTAGGGCTCTCCATCTTTAACAAGGATGTTGTACTCGGAGAGATCCCCATGAACCAACTCAGCATCGTTATATAGGATTTTCATATCCTTTCTTATTCTTTGATACATCTTCTCATAATCCACATCTGGAGCATCCTTCAGTCTTGGAGAGGGAATTCCCTTATCATCACATATTAACTCCATAAGGAGTACGTTCTCCCTTCTAAGTATAGCCTCTGGACTGTTAACGTAGTTATTTGCCCTCTTCAGATTTCTAAACTCCTTCTCAACCCAGGTATGTATAATCTTTCTAGTAGAACTCCTACTTA encodes:
- a CDS encoding CBS domain-containing protein, whose protein sequence is MGDLEKYLTSTAVKEIMTTDVIYVYPEEGIVKAFEKLLKYRISCLPVVDKDKKIVGIVTTTDIGHNLIEDRYTLDTTVGDVMTREVVTIKPDEPVINAIKKMDEYGDKGEIINQLPVVDEDNRLVGIVSDGDIIRFLSRYIKTVPVNKE
- the cobQ gene encoding cobyric acid synthase CobQ; its protein translation is MAKFIMVVGTSSNCGKTVTVAGLCRILANRGYKVAPFKSQNMSLNSRVSKEEGEIAVAQYIQSLAAKTEPSIHFNPVLLKPKGNFISQVIVHGKPYRDMDYNEYRKNKDFFLKKIKESLEYLDRNYDYVVMEGAGSCCEINLLEDDIANLRVLEMVGGDAILVADIDRGGVFASLYGTVSLLPEKWRKLIKGFVINKFRGNLDVLKKGLEKIEELTGIPVLGVIPYREDFVFPEEDSQVIQEKRVFGNLRSPVEVNVIRFSKIANFTDINPLSNDTLIRLIDFQEDITGDILILPGTRCSTLEAKLIKEYGMDRKIREFVERGGIVIGICGGFQILGKMLIDRNFSEGDVGTIEGIGLFNMETIFGNEKAIKNSYGILEIEEERFEVSGYELHEGITVSQEKPLIKVIKGFGNNGEGFDGAIKVIEVGRGKRGYILGTYFHGIFENYKFRNFIVNLVRRRKGLKPITEDNYKDTLESSFEKIAKVIEENVDLSRILPVNNIIKE
- a CDS encoding serine protein kinase RIO, which codes for MGRRKKSSANNFEEEIDKEYQKKIIERERKFLEDLKTEDGVFDRRTLFTLYSLLCGKHVDEYIGIINSGKESAVFSAIKGDRYLAVKVYRVATCDFKTMWKYIQGDPRFHLSRSSTRKIIHTWVEKEFRNLKRANNYVNSPEAILRRENVLLMELICDDKGIPSPRLKDAPDVDYEKMYQRIRKDMKILYNDAELVHGDLSEYNILVKDGEPYYIDFSQGVVVRHPLSKPLLIRDVKNICSFFRKKGVECDYRELYKYITGEELNPVDEELAEEL